Proteins encoded by one window of Erysipelothrix rhusiopathiae:
- a CDS encoding PTS system mannose/fructose/N-acetylgalactosamine-transporter subunit IIB, with translation MIQKIRIDDRLLHGQVAYSWKSALNYEAIVIASDDAASDPIRKQALKLAKPDGVKLAIRSIDEAIALLNNEKLKGLKVFVVTASPHDALKLYQGIDETPVCTLGGVQMKDGRKAFAPAVYFTPEELGAMDNLITLGISVEVKQVPDDKGKDFSDLRQKYLTQ, from the coding sequence ATGATACAAAAAATTAGAATTGATGACCGCTTGTTACACGGTCAAGTTGCTTACAGTTGGAAGTCTGCTTTAAATTATGAAGCGATTGTCATCGCAAGTGATGATGCAGCATCCGATCCCATTCGTAAACAAGCACTAAAGCTTGCGAAACCTGACGGCGTGAAACTTGCAATCCGCTCTATTGATGAAGCCATTGCACTTTTAAACAACGAAAAACTTAAAGGTCTCAAGGTATTTGTCGTTACTGCATCCCCACACGATGCACTCAAGCTCTACCAAGGTATTGATGAAACACCTGTCTGTACGTTGGGTGGTGTTCAAATGAAAGATGGTCGTAAAGCCTTTGCACCTGCAGTATACTTCACACCCGAAGAACTTGGTGCAATGGACAACCTCATTACATTAGGAATCTCTGTTGAAGTGAAACAAGTTCCTGATGATAAAGGCAAAGACTTCTCTGATTTACGTCAAAAATATTTAACACAGTAA
- a CDS encoding SIS domain-containing protein has protein sequence MNTLMDCIIEIPEKLEQLRDQQNVITTAINHATNGDTVRKVVVIGSGSSYNTAFTTKSFAESTCQIEVELMYPSIFVEHYNLELCDQNALYIFISQGGQTKLVYEAIQRANQLELKTVSITESLDTPIAKAAQTALEMGSGKEQFMFRTLGFSTTCTVLYLIYLSLGVLNKQIDPTQSEAILKDLDVMIQELPHIRESSDIYYHANKSYFSKTDAYIFSGPGALWPIAQEADIKFMEMLPSLTNSFELEELIHGPQNMFTSDQGFFLLAHHEKDLQKSRKIQKFITQEVHARCIIVSNTNEDDFNINTNSTYFYPLAYMTFFQVLAYHIATQRGRDLTKTMYPQLTKYINKTLETKAP, from the coding sequence ATGAATACATTAATGGATTGTATTATTGAAATCCCAGAAAAACTAGAGCAATTACGTGATCAACAAAACGTCATTACAACCGCAATCAACCATGCTACAAATGGAGATACTGTACGCAAAGTTGTGGTTATAGGATCTGGTTCATCATACAATACGGCATTCACCACAAAATCATTTGCGGAATCGACATGTCAAATTGAAGTTGAATTAATGTACCCCAGTATTTTCGTTGAACACTACAACTTAGAGTTATGTGATCAAAACGCGCTCTATATCTTCATCTCACAAGGAGGCCAAACAAAACTTGTGTATGAAGCCATACAACGCGCAAATCAATTAGAACTCAAAACTGTTTCAATTACTGAGTCGCTTGATACACCGATTGCAAAAGCGGCTCAAACGGCACTTGAAATGGGCAGCGGAAAAGAACAATTTATGTTTAGAACCCTTGGTTTCTCAACCACATGTACCGTTCTTTATCTGATTTACTTGTCACTTGGTGTTTTAAACAAACAGATTGATCCCACACAATCTGAAGCGATTCTCAAAGACTTAGACGTGATGATTCAAGAACTCCCCCACATTCGCGAATCATCAGATATTTATTATCATGCCAACAAGTCTTATTTCTCAAAGACTGATGCCTATATCTTTTCTGGACCGGGCGCCCTATGGCCCATCGCTCAAGAAGCTGATATTAAGTTTATGGAAATGCTACCCAGTCTTACCAATAGTTTCGAGCTTGAAGAATTAATTCATGGTCCACAAAATATGTTTACAAGCGACCAAGGGTTCTTCTTACTTGCTCATCATGAAAAAGATTTACAAAAAAGCAGGAAGATTCAAAAATTTATAACACAGGAAGTTCATGCACGCTGTATAATTGTCTCAAATACAAACGAAGACGATTTCAACATCAACACGAATTCCACGTATTTTTACCCTCTTGCTTACATGACTTTCTTCCAAGTGCTCGCATATCACATCGCTACGCAACGTGGTCGTGACTTAACAAAAACGATGTATCCACAACTTACGAAATACATCAACAAGACACTTGAAACAAAGGCTCCCTAA
- the nrdI gene encoding class Ib ribonucleoside-diphosphate reductase assembly flavoprotein NrdI, producing the protein MIVVFDSLTGQCQRFAEKLGVPCIDILDYEPIDEDIFLVTRSWDFGKVTEETKAFLEHEAAKVIGLAVGGNRNWGTNFGAAGDKIHHEYNIELVLKFEGSGFTKDVELVQTWIESYKGRTNK; encoded by the coding sequence GTGATTGTAGTTTTTGACAGTTTAACAGGACAATGTCAACGATTTGCGGAAAAACTTGGTGTTCCTTGTATTGATATCTTAGACTATGAACCGATAGATGAAGACATCTTTCTAGTAACCCGATCTTGGGATTTTGGAAAGGTAACGGAAGAGACCAAAGCATTTTTAGAACACGAAGCAGCAAAGGTTATTGGCCTTGCAGTAGGTGGCAATCGCAATTGGGGCACAAACTTCGGTGCAGCAGGCGACAAAATTCATCATGAATATAACATTGAACTTGTTTTAAAGTTTGAAGGATCAGGCTTCACAAAAGATGTGGAACTTGTTCAAACGTGGATAGAATCTTATAAGGGGAGGACAAATAAATGA
- the nrdE gene encoding class 1b ribonucleoside-diphosphate reductase subunit alpha — protein MTVQNKSNQIPEWVILNNQIVDGDGNIKDLNKDKEAVRSYFLNEINKKTQFFHSLKEKLEYLTTNDYYETEFLEKYTFEQIQAVYDIAYDAKFRFPTYMGAFKFYNDYALKSIDAERVFLERYEDRLSVIALYHADGDFELAKKLITSLIAQDFTPATPTLLNTGKKKRGEFVSCFLLEVDDSLNDIARVQEFAMQLSKLGGGVSINLTNLRAKGESIKDIPNVAKGVVGVAKLLDNAFRYADQMGQRQGAGAVYLNVFHADIEDFLQTKKLNADDDVRVKTLSMGVVMPDKMIELAREDKDMYVFYPHTVYKEYGIPFSDVAIKMDEWYDKLVENPNVRKRKINPRKLFDMIAQLQGESGYPYIMYADNVNKENPLADPIKFSNLCTEILQPSIVSHYGDYHRRDEDEIGLDISCNLASGHMGNMIKNNSIKETVFAAMEIMNSVSEKTNIAHVPAVARANRIMRSVGFGVMGHHGYIAENFIAYGSEEDIDLIDVFFSLINYYSLVHSMEKAKETGEKFYGFERSSYADGSYFNDRGQVLPKTEVVKGLLADVEIPTDEDWAQLKEDVMAYGLYNSNRLAVAPNGSIAYVMSATPSLTPIKQVVEERTYGNSKTYFPMPAADVAGFMYESAYQMDKYKIIDVIATAQKHVDQGISFELCITSDETTRSLQRYYLYAHYQGIKTLYYTRTQKLRIDECESCAV, from the coding sequence ATGACAGTACAAAATAAATCAAATCAAATTCCAGAATGGGTAATTCTGAATAATCAAATTGTTGATGGTGATGGTAATATTAAAGATCTAAATAAAGACAAAGAGGCGGTACGTTCGTACTTCTTAAACGAAATCAATAAGAAAACTCAGTTTTTTCACTCATTAAAAGAAAAACTCGAATATCTCACAACCAATGATTATTACGAAACAGAATTTTTAGAAAAGTATACGTTTGAACAAATTCAAGCAGTTTATGATATCGCATACGATGCAAAGTTCCGTTTCCCAACATATATGGGAGCATTTAAGTTTTATAATGATTATGCTTTGAAATCGATCGATGCAGAACGTGTGTTTTTAGAACGATATGAAGACCGACTTTCAGTTATCGCACTCTATCACGCAGATGGTGATTTTGAACTCGCGAAAAAATTGATTACATCGTTAATTGCACAAGACTTTACACCAGCGACGCCAACACTTTTAAACACAGGGAAGAAAAAACGTGGTGAATTTGTATCATGTTTCTTACTCGAAGTGGATGACTCGTTAAATGACATTGCGCGTGTTCAAGAGTTTGCAATGCAACTTTCAAAATTAGGTGGTGGTGTTTCAATCAACCTCACTAACTTACGTGCAAAGGGTGAGTCCATTAAAGATATTCCAAATGTTGCGAAAGGTGTTGTTGGGGTAGCGAAGCTTTTGGATAATGCCTTCCGATATGCTGATCAAATGGGCCAACGCCAAGGTGCGGGTGCTGTTTATCTCAACGTATTCCATGCAGATATAGAAGATTTTTTACAAACAAAAAAATTAAATGCTGATGATGATGTACGCGTTAAAACACTTTCAATGGGTGTTGTAATGCCGGATAAAATGATTGAATTAGCGCGCGAAGATAAAGACATGTATGTTTTCTATCCTCATACCGTTTATAAAGAATATGGCATTCCTTTCTCAGATGTTGCGATTAAAATGGATGAATGGTATGACAAATTGGTTGAGAATCCTAATGTGCGTAAACGTAAAATCAATCCGCGTAAATTGTTTGATATGATTGCGCAATTACAAGGGGAATCCGGTTATCCCTACATTATGTATGCAGATAACGTAAATAAAGAAAATCCACTTGCAGATCCAATTAAATTTTCAAATCTATGTACAGAAATCTTACAACCGTCAATTGTTTCCCATTACGGAGATTACCACCGTCGTGATGAAGATGAAATTGGCTTAGACATTTCATGTAATCTTGCAAGCGGTCATATGGGTAATATGATTAAAAACAACTCAATTAAAGAGACTGTATTTGCAGCGATGGAAATTATGAACTCCGTTTCTGAGAAAACAAATATTGCACATGTTCCTGCCGTAGCGCGTGCAAACCGAATTATGCGTAGTGTTGGGTTTGGGGTCATGGGTCACCATGGTTACATTGCGGAAAACTTCATTGCTTACGGAAGTGAGGAAGATATTGATTTAATTGATGTGTTCTTCAGTTTGATTAATTACTACAGTCTTGTTCATTCAATGGAAAAAGCGAAAGAAACGGGAGAAAAATTCTACGGTTTCGAACGCAGTTCTTATGCAGATGGCAGCTATTTCAACGATCGAGGCCAAGTATTACCTAAAACTGAAGTTGTGAAGGGATTACTAGCAGATGTTGAAATCCCAACGGATGAAGACTGGGCACAATTAAAAGAAGATGTGATGGCCTATGGTTTATATAACTCTAACCGTCTTGCGGTTGCACCTAATGGATCCATTGCATATGTGATGAGTGCAACACCTTCCTTAACACCGATTAAGCAAGTTGTGGAAGAACGTACTTATGGAAACTCAAAAACATACTTCCCAATGCCGGCTGCTGATGTTGCAGGGTTTATGTACGAATCGGCATACCAAATGGATAAGTATAAGATCATTGACGTTATTGCAACGGCTCAGAAACATGTTGATCAAGGAATTTCGTTTGAACTGTGCATCACTTCAGATGAAACGACACGAAGTCTTCAACGTTATTATCTTTATGCACATTACCAAGGGATTAAGACGTTGTATTATACACGAACACAAAAACTAAGAATTGATGAATGTGAAAGTTGTGCAGTTTAA
- the nrdF gene encoding class 1b ribonucleoside-diphosphate reductase subunit beta: MMLKQINEIKANREYDGANWNEHEDNFTQTFYEQNLSQFWRPEDISLQPDLNLWASLSEDVKLAYGRNLLVLTFLDTYQGDIGMPVVSRSIDHKYHQRKSVLNFMAAMENAVHAKSYSNIFMTYMKNEEIDDLYRWGEQNKNMQNILALIIGYYENLDRLTYRKQYADLGEPVDDFEFDVAQWKAMVASVFLESCLFYSGFYYPLYFYGQGKLMQAGEIINLILRDESIHGLYIGNLAMELYRKFDAETQASLYEWLTTYLDAIYEEEVELIEAIYDPVELSHDVKIFVRYNANKAMMNLGFDAYYEYEEVNPVVLNGLNTETKTMDNFSMKGNGYQKMKSESLHDDDFFFDKERIAR; this comes from the coding sequence ATGATGTTGAAGCAAATTAATGAGATCAAAGCAAATCGTGAATATGATGGTGCGAATTGGAATGAACATGAAGATAATTTTACACAAACGTTTTACGAACAAAATTTAAGTCAGTTTTGGAGACCTGAAGATATCAGTCTTCAGCCAGATCTAAATCTATGGGCAAGCTTGTCTGAAGATGTGAAACTGGCATACGGCCGAAACTTATTAGTACTTACCTTCTTAGATACCTATCAAGGGGATATCGGAATGCCGGTAGTGTCGCGTTCGATTGACCACAAGTATCATCAACGTAAGTCTGTATTGAACTTTATGGCTGCCATGGAAAATGCAGTTCATGCGAAAAGTTATTCAAATATTTTTATGACCTATATGAAAAATGAAGAAATTGATGATCTTTACCGTTGGGGTGAACAAAATAAGAATATGCAAAATATTCTCGCATTAATCATTGGTTATTATGAAAATCTGGACCGTCTTACTTATCGTAAGCAATATGCTGATTTAGGCGAACCCGTGGATGATTTTGAGTTTGATGTAGCACAATGGAAAGCGATGGTTGCAAGTGTATTCTTGGAGTCATGTCTTTTCTATAGTGGTTTCTATTATCCGCTTTATTTCTATGGTCAAGGGAAGTTGATGCAAGCAGGTGAAATTATTAATCTGATTTTACGTGATGAGAGTATCCATGGACTTTACATTGGGAACTTAGCGATGGAATTGTATCGCAAGTTTGATGCGGAAACACAAGCATCACTTTATGAATGGCTTACAACCTATCTTGATGCAATCTATGAGGAAGAAGTAGAGCTGATTGAAGCAATTTACGATCCGGTAGAGTTATCACACGACGTTAAGATCTTTGTTCGTTATAATGCGAATAAAGCAATGATGAATCTTGGTTTTGATGCATACTATGAATATGAAGAAGTAAACCCAGTTGTGCTTAATGGGTTAAATACAGAAACAAAAACTATGGATAATTTCTCCATGAAAGGAAATGGTTATCAGAAAATGAAATCAGAGTCATTACATGATGATGACTTCTTCTTTGATAAAGAAAGGATTGCACGATAA
- a CDS encoding glutaredoxin family protein, producing the protein MTKIMMLTQDNCPKCMALKNYLELGLRNKYAEHIEVVKREDDPERFKSIALEHGIMATPVLIGGGEVLVDTNPSKVNAFFEKII; encoded by the coding sequence ATGACAAAAATAATGATGTTAACTCAGGACAATTGTCCTAAATGTATGGCGCTAAAAAATTACTTAGAGTTGGGACTTCGAAATAAATATGCAGAACACATCGAAGTGGTAAAGCGTGAAGACGATCCTGAACGTTTTAAATCAATCGCTCTAGAACACGGTATTATGGCGACACCTGTATTAATTGGTGGTGGCGAGGTACTGGTTGATACCAATCCATCAAAAGTAAACGCATTTTTCGAAAAAATCATTTAG
- a CDS encoding YihY/virulence factor BrkB family protein, giving the protein MKKFIKKIQTVMEMMSSNEGTLFTYALAYSIIVGIAPFIIISVVFVGTYVYDVSQIIQLLQRYVPADLILPFVDYIQTSDLSNLWLIVSLLGVSIWVASKSIYSFLLLSSEQDGVNINHFFLRILACVYFIMIVLGIMAFGILIGYVPFINKFTTPIVITFFFVFFYRLLSFKYTRFRDVIWGSAITSIVLILLGRLFFVYINQYSNYQTIYGPLASMMILLISGWIIAWVVFFGYCINYVVRDDTLPVQGKHRLISILEKTNEKIDEREEKFIHDHIERSRDQQSLPKDEEKSEELQD; this is encoded by the coding sequence ATGAAAAAATTCATTAAAAAAATCCAAACCGTTATGGAAATGATGTCTTCAAACGAGGGGACACTCTTTACATATGCTTTGGCGTATTCAATTATTGTTGGTATTGCACCGTTTATCATTATATCGGTGGTGTTTGTAGGAACGTATGTTTACGACGTATCACAGATTATTCAACTCTTACAACGATATGTACCGGCGGATTTAATTCTGCCTTTTGTGGACTATATTCAAACTTCAGATTTATCGAATTTATGGTTGATTGTTTCATTACTGGGTGTATCAATTTGGGTTGCATCAAAAAGTATCTATTCATTTCTGCTTTTAAGCAGTGAACAAGATGGCGTCAACATCAATCATTTCTTTTTAAGAATTTTAGCCTGTGTCTACTTTATTATGATCGTTTTAGGGATTATGGCATTTGGTATCTTAATCGGCTATGTTCCATTTATCAATAAATTTACGACACCGATCGTCATTACATTTTTCTTTGTTTTCTTCTATCGACTGTTATCGTTCAAATATACACGATTTCGTGATGTAATTTGGGGTTCTGCCATTACTTCAATTGTCTTAATTTTATTAGGGCGATTGTTCTTTGTGTATATAAATCAATACTCGAATTATCAAACTATCTACGGTCCACTCGCATCGATGATGATTCTCTTGATTTCAGGTTGGATTATTGCATGGGTTGTCTTTTTTGGATATTGTATTAATTATGTTGTTCGTGATGATACACTTCCTGTTCAAGGAAAACACCGTCTTATTTCGATTCTTGAAAAGACGAATGAGAAAATTGATGAGCGAGAAGAGAAATTTATTCATGACCATATTGAGCGAAGTCGTGATCAACAATCATTACCGAAAGACGAAGAAAAATCAGAAGAGCTTCAAGATTAA
- a CDS encoding mechanosensitive ion channel family protein has protein sequence MENIILFFEKPIVLRLISIALTLLIVFVIVRVIRRSLIKIENKVPLGKQQRTVYPIISRTLVYVVYFIAFIIILETIGLDTKPILAVTSIGSVAVGFGAQQLVKDVINGFFILSENQFNVGDVVSLSDVTGTVEDITLRTTRLRNGTDGKVYIIPNGEIKMVTNMSKEYMFAVVNVPVPYDKDLDTILEVLNDTVKHYQNPGSIMQAPVVQGVTEYEESSLNIRITCKTYVGKNWAVERDLRRVIIYALEAHDISLPFPTRTVYVEQDLSN, from the coding sequence ATGGAAAATATCATATTATTTTTTGAAAAACCGATTGTTTTACGTTTGATAAGCATTGCATTAACGCTGCTTATTGTGTTTGTGATTGTTCGAGTCATACGTAGAAGTTTAATTAAAATTGAAAATAAAGTACCACTTGGGAAACAACAACGAACTGTATACCCAATCATTTCAAGAACACTGGTGTATGTTGTTTATTTCATTGCGTTTATCATAATTTTAGAAACAATTGGATTGGATACAAAACCGATTCTTGCGGTCACAAGTATTGGAAGTGTTGCGGTAGGGTTTGGTGCGCAACAACTTGTAAAGGATGTCATTAATGGATTCTTTATTCTATCTGAGAATCAATTTAATGTTGGTGATGTGGTTTCGTTGTCAGATGTGACAGGAACGGTTGAAGACATCACATTACGTACGACGCGTTTACGCAATGGCACTGATGGGAAGGTTTATATCATACCCAATGGTGAGATTAAGATGGTTACAAATATGTCGAAAGAGTATATGTTTGCGGTTGTCAATGTACCCGTTCCTTACGATAAAGATCTGGATACTATTTTAGAAGTTTTAAATGATACCGTGAAACACTACCAAAATCCGGGTTCAATCATGCAGGCACCAGTTGTACAGGGTGTTACAGAATATGAGGAAAGCTCATTAAATATACGGATTACATGTAAAACGTATGTGGGTAAGAATTGGGCGGTGGAACGCGATCTGCGACGTGTTATTATCTATGCACTTGAGGCACATGATATTTCACTACCATTTCCAACACGTACTGTTTATGTTGAACAAGATTTATCCAACTAG
- the ybaK gene encoding Cys-tRNA(Pro) deacylase: MKKTNAMRILDQKKIVYQMREYQSDGINIDGISVAEQIQESVERVFKTIVLHNGHSYYVALIPVADHIDLKACAKGLGVKKLELLHVKELFDLTGYVRGGCSPIGMKKQFPTIIDETCLLFDTIIFSGGRIGTQIEMKPETLIELIGAKTGAITAVEN; encoded by the coding sequence ATGAAAAAAACGAACGCAATGCGCATTCTTGATCAAAAGAAAATAGTATATCAAATGCGCGAATATCAAAGTGATGGCATCAATATTGATGGCATCTCTGTTGCTGAACAAATCCAAGAATCTGTCGAACGGGTCTTTAAAACCATTGTCTTACACAATGGACACAGCTACTATGTAGCTTTAATCCCTGTGGCAGATCATATCGATCTTAAAGCATGTGCTAAAGGATTGGGTGTTAAGAAACTCGAACTGCTCCATGTAAAAGAACTCTTTGATTTGACGGGCTACGTACGCGGTGGTTGTTCTCCGATTGGTATGAAAAAACAATTTCCAACGATTATCGATGAAACCTGTCTGCTCTTTGATACCATCATTTTTTCTGGAGGCCGCATCGGCACACAAATTGAAATGAAACCCGAAACTTTGATTGAACTCATCGGTGCAAAAACAGGTGCCATTACCGCTGTTGAGAATTAA
- a CDS encoding folate family ECF transporter S component: MMNTRKLTHLAMFVVLQVVVSRFLSIPTPIVKISFTYVPMAIAGYLYGWLFGGVAAALADVLGAMLFPQSGAYFPGFTLSAFIIGAMYGLLKDSDCSWSVIIGIALFNTIVINLLLNTYWLSLILGKSYLAMIPIRVTKSLVMLPIKIFVLKKVLDYIKPYKSRLTKA; encoded by the coding sequence ATGATGAATACACGAAAACTGACTCATCTTGCGATGTTTGTGGTGCTACAAGTCGTTGTTTCACGATTTTTATCAATACCCACACCCATTGTTAAGATAAGTTTTACGTATGTACCCATGGCGATTGCGGGGTATTTATATGGTTGGTTATTTGGTGGGGTGGCCGCTGCTCTGGCTGATGTCTTAGGAGCGATGCTGTTTCCACAAAGCGGTGCCTATTTTCCAGGGTTTACGCTATCTGCGTTTATTATTGGAGCGATGTATGGATTATTGAAAGATTCAGATTGCAGCTGGTCCGTTATTATTGGGATTGCACTTTTTAATACAATTGTGATTAATTTGTTATTGAATACGTATTGGTTAAGTTTGATTCTTGGTAAGAGTTATCTAGCGATGATACCAATTCGCGTAACGAAATCTTTAGTCATGCTTCCCATTAAGATTTTTGTACTGAAAAAGGTTTTGGATTATATAAAACCTTACAAATCACGATTAACCAAAGCATAG
- a CDS encoding formate--tetrahydrofolate ligase has translation MKTDVEISEMTKRVPVQSVADKLGVSASLVEPYGQSKAKLSLDIMERPEKGKLILVTAINPTPAGEGKTTVNIGLSMALNRLGVSAISALREPSLGPCFGMKGGATGGGYAQVVPMDDINLHFTGDFHAITSAHNLLAALVDNHIYHGNEMGVDPNRIVWHRVMDMNDRSLRELEIIGKRVSHRTSFDITVASEIMAILCLAENMDDLKQRLSRIVVGYTFDGAVLTARDFDAVGAMSLLLKDAMKPNLVQTTENTPALIHGGPFANIAHGCNSVIATRMALKLSDYVVTEAGFGADLGAEKFYDIKCRSANLVPDATVLVATIRALKYNGGVALSELSSENVAALKEGSKNLIQHFENLKKFSDNVVIAINQFESDTDAEIEYLIQLGDKLGCEVILTSVFSEGGKGGEALGRAVIEMCNKPSQFKPLYPLSRDLKQEIETVAQEIYRADSVSYSDLALEKLKDIEARYPSGLPICIAKTQTSFSDDPKKLNAPSNFSVHVRDVRLAAGAGFVVVLLGNILTMPGLPKHPNAVDMDYVDGKVTGLR, from the coding sequence ATGAAAACAGATGTAGAGATATCAGAAATGACGAAAAGAGTACCGGTCCAATCCGTGGCGGATAAACTGGGTGTATCTGCGTCTTTGGTTGAACCTTACGGACAAAGTAAAGCGAAACTGTCACTGGATATTATGGAGCGTCCTGAGAAGGGGAAGTTAATTCTTGTGACTGCCATTAACCCAACACCAGCTGGAGAAGGGAAGACCACGGTAAATATTGGTCTTTCAATGGCTTTAAACCGTTTGGGGGTATCTGCAATCAGTGCCCTACGCGAACCCTCTTTGGGTCCTTGTTTTGGTATGAAAGGCGGTGCAACGGGTGGTGGTTATGCTCAGGTTGTGCCGATGGATGATATTAATCTTCACTTTACAGGAGATTTCCATGCGATTACGTCCGCACACAACCTTCTTGCTGCTTTAGTTGATAACCATATCTATCATGGCAATGAGATGGGCGTTGACCCAAACCGTATTGTTTGGCATCGTGTTATGGATATGAATGATCGTTCCTTACGTGAATTGGAAATCATCGGTAAGCGTGTCTCACATCGAACTTCTTTTGACATTACGGTAGCGTCAGAGATTATGGCGATTTTATGTTTGGCAGAAAATATGGATGACTTGAAACAACGTTTAAGTCGTATTGTCGTGGGTTATACGTTTGATGGAGCTGTTTTAACGGCTCGTGATTTTGATGCGGTGGGTGCAATGTCGTTGCTTCTAAAAGATGCAATGAAACCTAATTTAGTTCAAACAACGGAGAATACACCCGCATTGATTCATGGTGGACCGTTTGCGAATATTGCGCATGGTTGTAATTCAGTGATTGCGACACGAATGGCTCTCAAATTAAGCGACTATGTTGTCACAGAAGCGGGATTTGGGGCTGATCTTGGGGCTGAGAAGTTTTATGATATAAAATGTCGAAGCGCAAATCTAGTCCCAGATGCCACAGTTTTAGTTGCGACAATTCGTGCTCTTAAATATAATGGAGGCGTTGCTCTTTCTGAATTAAGTAGCGAAAATGTCGCAGCGCTAAAGGAAGGGTCAAAAAATTTAATTCAACATTTTGAAAATTTGAAAAAGTTTTCTGATAATGTCGTTATCGCAATTAATCAATTTGAATCGGATACAGACGCAGAAATCGAATACTTAATTCAGCTTGGAGATAAGCTTGGATGTGAAGTGATCTTAACGAGCGTATTTTCTGAAGGTGGAAAAGGTGGTGAAGCCTTGGGACGTGCTGTGATCGAAATGTGTAACAAACCATCTCAATTTAAGCCTCTTTACCCTTTAAGCAGGGATCTTAAACAAGAAATCGAAACGGTAGCGCAAGAAATTTATCGTGCGGATTCCGTATCTTATTCGGATCTTGCTCTTGAGAAACTGAAGGATATTGAAGCACGATACCCTAGTGGACTTCCTATTTGTATTGCGAAAACTCAAACCTCATTCAGTGATGACCCTAAAAAACTCAATGCACCTTCAAACTTTTCTGTTCATGTGCGTGATGTCCGATTAGCAGCGGGTGCGGGCTTTGTAGTTGTGTTACTCGGCAACATTTTAACGATGCCTGGTTTACCAAAGCATCCAAATGCAGTGGATATGGATTATGTTGATGGCAAGGTGACTGGATTGCGTTAA